CGGCGCCAGCACCACGCCGAGCACTGGCACGCCTTGTTCCACCAGCGCGATATTCACCGTGAATTCGCCATTGCGCTTGATGAATTCCTTGGTCCCGTCCAGCGGATCGACCACGAAATAGCGCTGCCCCAGCTCAGGAATAATCCCGGCCGCCACGCTTTCCTCGCCCAGCACCGGAATGCTCGTCGGCAGCAGCATATCGAGGATAACGGCTTCCGCCGCCCGGTCGGCCTCTGTCACCGGCGAGCCATCCGTCTTGGCCACTGCCGCGATGGGGCGCGCATAGACATCGAGGATCACCCGCGCCGCGGCCATGGCCGCATCCAGCACCAGTGCGGTCAGTGCCGCATCAGTCGGCGCCTGCCCGACAGGGGCCATGTCAGCGCTCCACCACCACGTCGAGTCCCAGGTCGAGCGGCGTGGCCGCCATGGTGATCTGGCTGGTGGAAATGTAGTCCACGCCCGTTTCGCCGATCGACCGCACCCGGTCCAGCTTCACCCCGCCCGAGGCTTCCAGCTTCGCCCGCCCGGCATTGACGGCCACGGCCTGCCGCAGCGTTTCATTGTCCATATTGTCGAGCAGCACCACGCGCGCCCCCGCCGCCAGCGCCTCTTCCAGCTCCGCCAGCGTGGTCACTTCGATCTCGATGGCCACCAGATGCCCGGCAAATGCCTCGGCCGCCTGATAGGCCGCCGTCACGCTCCCGGCCACCGCGATATGGTTGTCCTTGATGAGAATGGCATCATCCAGCGCATAGCGGTGATTGGCCCCGCCGCCACAGCGCACCGCATATTTCTGGAACGCCCGCAGCCCCGGCGTCGTCTTGCGCGTATCGCAGATCTGCGCCCCGGTCCCCGCCACCGCATCGGCATAGTCCCGCGTCAGCGTGGCAATGCCGCTCAGATGGTTGAGAAAGTTCAGCGCCACACGTTCTGCCGACATCACCAGCCGGGCAGGGCCGGTCACCACAGCCACTACATCGCCCGCCGCCACCTTGTCGCCGTCAGCCACTTCAGGCGTAAAGCTCACGCCATCGCCCACCAGCCGAAACGCCGCCGCCGCCAGGTCCAGCCCCGCGATCACCCCCGGCTCCCGCGCCGAAAGGCTGGCCGTCGCCCGAGCCTCGGGCGCCAGCGTCGCCTGGCTGGTCAAATCCCCCGCCAGCCCCAGATCCTCCTCCAGCGCAGCAGCCACCGCACGCTCCACCAACAGGCGCGGCAATTCGGCAGGCAGGCGATTGGATCGTGACATAAGCAAGCTCCCTCAACTGTCGCTGCTCTACGCGCACACTGCCGCACTGGCAACCCGCCACCCCACCTTGGGACGGATGAGGCCGGCCTACCCCTCTCCCCTTGTGGGAGAGGGTGGAAATCCGCGTCCAGCGGATTTCCGGGTGAGGGGGCTGCGTCATCCCATGCTTCGATGCTAGCGGAGCGCTCAGCGCCCCCTCATCCGCCCTTCGGGCACCTTCTCCCACGAGGGGAGAAGGGAGCTCGGTATTCGTCCCAAGAGCGGAGTTTCCCTCGCCCCATGTCCCCGCCTCACACCAAATGCTTGGCCGTATGGTCCGCCTCGATAATTCCCTTCGTCAGGCTTCCCGTCGTCGGATAGAGCGGGATCAGGCAGGCCTGCAGCGCGTGATAGATATCCGGCTTGCCCACGAACAGGCGCGAGGTCGGTGTCAGGTCTTCCTTGAGTTCGCTGAGCCAGCCGCCGCGCTGGTGGTCGATCACATGGTTCTCGGCATAGTCCCAGAGCTTGCGATACCAGGCCTGGAAATAGTCCTCATTGTCGAAGGCCGAGATATAGGCGGCCGCCCCGATGGCCTCGCTCACCGGCCACCACAGCTTTTCCCGCATGATCGGCTTGTTGTCCCAGTCCAGCGTATAGAAAAATCCGCCATGCACGCTGTCCCAGCCCAGCTCGATCGACTGGTGGAACAGGGCGCGCGCCGCGCCCGTCATCCAGCTCAGCCGCTTCTCACCCAAGACCCACAACTGATACAGCAGCCGCGCCCATTCCAGCCAATGCCCCGGCGTCGTGCCGGAAGGGCGGAACATTTCATTGCCCTCGTAATTCCTGTCGAGCACCCAGTTCTCGTCGAAATGCTCGGCCACCCGATGCCCCAGCGGCACGGCATGCTTGAGGATGATCAGCTCGGCGATCCGCTCGGCCTTGGTGAGGTAGTCTCGGTTGCCCGTGGCCTCGAAGGCCGCCATCAGCGCCTCGGTCATATGCATATTCGCATTCTGCCCGCGATAGGGCAGGAGCTGGGACCAGTCGTGATTATATTCGTCGCGCACCGAGCCGCTTTTCTCTTCCCAGAACCGCGTATTGATCACCTCGGTCACATCGGCCAGCATCTCCTTGGCCAGCGGATGCCCCACCAGGCTCGCGCTCGATGCTGCCAGCAGCACGAAGGCATGGCCATAGGCCTGCTTGGCCCCATTGGTCACCCCGGCATCGTCGAGGCTCCACACATAGCCGCCCCGGCGCGGATCGCGATGCCTGTCCCAGATATAGCGCATACCATGATCGACGATTTCGTCCGATCCCGGCCGTCCGATCAGGCTGCCCAGCACCGCGCAATGCACCATGCGCGTGGTGACATGGATTTGCCTCGTGGCATTGTCGGCATCGAGCGGATTGCCGTCATCATCCAGCTCGAAAAACCCGCCCTTGGGATTCATCGACGGCGCTTCGAAGAAATCGAACAGGTTATTGGCCTGCCGCATCAGATACTGCCGATGAAACGGCCGGTTCGGCCACGGGCTCGAATTGGTCTTGGGCAGCGTCAGCTTGGCGTCGGTCATGATAACTCCCGGCCGGCAATGTCACGCACCGGCTCCTCATAAGTCGAGCTATAGCGAGGGTTTAGCAACGTTGCAATTCTGCGCGAGCCTTGCAGTAGACCTCATGGTGAGCCTGTCGAACCACGAGGTCGTGGCTACCCCCGCGCGTACCAACCCTCCACTCGCTCAACCTCTTCCGCCGACCCCAAAATCACCGGCACCCGCTGATGTATCCCCGTGGGCATCAGCTCGAGTATCTTCTCCTGCCCGGTCGTCGATTTCCCACCCGCCGCTTCCACCAGCAGCGCCATCGGATTGGCTTCATACAGCAGCCGCAACCGCCCGCCCTTGCTCACCGTCTCGCTGTCGAGCGGATACATGAAAATCCCGCCCCGCATCAAAATCCGATGGATATCCGCCACCATCGAACCGACCCAGCGCATATTGTAGCGCTTGCCCGCCGGCCCGGTTTCCCCCGCAACATTCTCGGCCACATAGCCCCGCGTCGCCGCGTCCCAGAACCGCTCCCGCGCCGTATTGATCGCATATTCCCCCGAAGCCGGCGCCACCGTCACCCGCTCCACCGTCAAGACGAACGTGCCGCTGCCATCCAGCGTGAACACCGCTGTCGAAGCCCCGAAAGTCAGCACCAGGCTCGTCGCCGGCCCATAGGCCGCATAGCCCGCCGCCAATTGCGCGCTGCCCTTCTGCAACAGGCCCTTGCGCGCATCCAGCACCGAAAAAATCGTGCCCACCGTGACGTTTACGTCGAGATTTGAAGAGCCGTCCAACGGGTCCGTCGCCACCATGAACCCGCCCTGATTCTCGATGTGAACCGCTTCATCCAGCTCTTCCGACACCAGAATCGAAATCTCGGGATTCTGCCTTATGTGATTCAAAACAATGTCGTTTGAGATCACATCAAGCGCCTTCTGCGCCTCCCCCTGCACATTGGTCGCCCCCGCCAGCCCCGTCTGCCCCGCAATCGGCGCGAGCCGCAACACAGCTGCAATCTCAGCGCTCGCATCAGCCATGGTGGCGACCACCGAGGCAAGCTTTTGGTCGACAGGCTGTGCAGCAAGCCATTGGGCGAGGGTCGTGGTCATGGGCGCTCTCGGTGCAGGGGAGGGATGTTCCACTCTCCCCATACGAGGCGGCAAGACAAGGCCGACTTTGGCATGGTGCCACGCCCTCGTGGTTCGAGGGTCGCTACGCTCCCGCCTCACCATGAGGGCTGTTGATACACCGAGTGCTCAGTAGTCCTCATGGTGAGGTGCGAGCCCTTCGCGAGCCTCGAACCACGAGGGCGTGCCCCTATGCCCCTCAAACCTCCTGCGCCAGATCCGCCAGCAACCCCGCTGCCACGCTCAGCCGCGACACCGTCAACTCGCCCTGCGTCAGCTCCGCCACCGCCGCCGCCGTCCGCGCAATGCCCGGCCGTGCCGTCCATCCGTCCAGCCCGCCTTCGCTCTTGAGCACATCGGCCGTCAGGTCGCGCTGCGCCCGCATCAGATTGGCCAGCGCCCGGTCCAGCGCCATGCGGTCGAACCGGTCGCTGAGCAGGATTTCGCGACCCTGCTCGATCACCGGCCACAGTTCGAACGCGGCGAACACCCCGAAGAAGGCCGCCGCCCCATCGGCCACCGAAACGCCCGACCGCTCGCTGACCAGCACGATATCGCTGGCATAGCTCAGCACCGGCAATTCGGCGATCCGCCGCGCCAGCGCTTCAGGCACGCCTTGTTCGGCCAGTTCCACCACGCGCATGGCAATGCCCTCGGCCAGCGAAGCGGGCAGGGTGCTGTTCAGCATCACCCGCAGCGCCGAAACGCCCGCGGCATGCCGCTCCACCAGTCCGGTCAGCCCCTGCGTCACGTCGGCATTGCGCAGGAACCACAGCGTTTCCTGCCGCAGCAGCGCCATCACCTCGGCATAAAGCTCCAGTTGAACCGCCCCGCCCACCGCGCCATCCAGCCGGTCCACCGCAGCGTGCAATTCGCCCAGCCCATAGGCATCGCGCGTCGCCGCATAGGCCAGGGCCACTTCGCCCGGGCTGGCGCTGGTCGCCGCCGTGAGTTCAGTCACAAAGGCCGGCCCGCCGCGATTGATCATCGCATTGGCCAGCACCGTGGCGATCACCTCACGCTTCAGCCGGTGCCCCGCCACCGCTTCCGGATAAGCCGTATGCAGCGTTTCGGGGAAATAGCGGTAAAGCTCGCCCGCCAGATACGCATCGTCGATCGATTTGCCCTCAAGCAGGTCGGCATAAAGCGTCAGCTTGGCATAGGCCAGGATCACAGCCAGCTCCGGCCGCATCAGCGCCTTGCCCCCATTGGCCCGCGCATCCAGCACGGCGTCACTGGGCAAGAATTCCACCGCCCGGTCCAGCAGCCCGCGCTCTTCCAGCCGTTCGATCAACTCGCGGTGGTCGGGCAATTCGCCCAGCCCGCTCCGCTCGGCCAGCGACAGCGCCAGCCCCTGCAAGTAGTTGTTGCGCAGGCAGAGCGCCGCCACCTCGTCGGTCATCGTTTCGAGGAACGCATTCCGCTTTTCGATCGCCAGCGAGCCATCAGCCAGCTTGGGCGCCAGCGCGATCTTGATATTGACCTCGAGATCGCTCGAATTCACGCCCGCTGAATTGTCGATGGCGTCGGTATTGATCCGCCCGCCCTTCAGCGCATATTCCACGCGCCCGCGCTGCGTCACGCCCAGATTGGCGCCTTCCCCCACCACCTTGGCCCGCACATCGCTGCCGGTAATGCGGATCGCATCATTGGCCCGGTCGCCCACCTCGGCATTGGTCTCGAGGCTCGCGCGGATATAGGTCCCGATGCCGCCGAACCACAGCAGGTCCACCTCCGCCTTGAGAATGGCGGTCATCACCTCGCCCGGCGTCGCATGCGCCACGCTCAGCCCCAGAGCCGCCTGCATTTCCGTGCTCAACGGGATCGATTTGAGCGAGCGCGAAAACACTCCGCCACCGGCAGAGATCAGCCCCTTGTCATAGTCCTGCCAGCTCGAGCGGGGCAGGGCGAACAGCCGCTGCCTCTCGGCCATGCTCACCGCCGCGTCGGGATTGGGATCAATGAAGATGTCGCGGTGATCGAACGCCGCCACCAGCCGCGTCTGCGGCGACAGCATCATGCCATTGCCGAACACGTCGCCGCTCATGTCGCCCACGCCGACCGCCGTAAACGGCTGGCGCTGGATATCGCGATCCATTTCGCGGAAATGCCGCTTCACCGTTTCCCAGCCGCCCCGCGCCGTAATGCCCATTTCCTTGTGGTCATAGCCGGCCGAGCCGCCGGAGGCGAAGGCGTCGCCCAGCCAGAAGCCACGCGATGTGGCAATCCCGTTGGCCGTGTCCGAAAAGCTCGCCGTGCCCTTGTCCGCGGCTACCACCAGATAGGGGTCATCCCCGTCACGCCGCACCACGTCCCGCGGCGGCACCACTTCGCCATTGACCAGGTTGTCGGTCACGTCGAGCAATGCCCCGATGAAGATCGTATAGGCCGCCGTGCCTTCCGCCTGGAACGCCTCGCGCGCCATGCCCGGCACCAGCCTTTTGGGCGCAAAACCACCCTTGGCGCCCACGGGCACGATCACGGCATTCTTCACCTGCTGCGCCTTGACCAGCCCCAGCACTTCGGTGCGGAAATCCTCCGGCCGGTCCGACCAGCGGATGCCGCCGCGCGCAATGGCGCCGAACCGCAGATGCACGCCCTCCACGCGCGGCGAATAGACCGAGATTTCCCGATAGGGCCGCGGCGCGGCCATGCCGTCCACCTTGGCGCTGTCGAACTTGATGGCCAGCGCCGGCATCCGCCCGCCATCCGCATCCCGCTGGAACGCATTGGTCCGCACTGAGGCTTCCACCAGGTTCTGGAACCGGCGCACGATCGTGTCTTCATCCAGCGAGGCCATGGCGTCCAGCGCCGCCGCAATCCGGCCGCGCGCCGCGTCCGCCGCCGCTTCGCGGTCGGCTTCATCGGGGTCATGCAGCGCGTTGAACAAGGCCACCAGCGCCGCCGCCGCCTCGGCCTGCTTCACCAGCACGGCCGCGATATAGCGCTGCGAATAGGATATCCCCACCTGCCGCAGATAGCGCGCCAGCGCCCGCAGCAAAGCCGCATCGGTCCAGCCCAGCGCGGTCCGGCTCACCAGCGTATTGAGCTGGTCGCTCTCGGCCAGCCCGTCCCACACCGCCAGCAGCCCCGCCTCGACGGCATCGCCCCGCGCCGCAGTATCGAACGCGCCGCCATCGGCCGGCGCCAGCACCATGTCGTGAAGATATCGCTCCACCCCGTCGCGCGGCACCACCGTATAGGTCCGCTCGTCGATCACCCGGAACCCGAACGCCTCCAGCATCGGCACGCGGTCGCTCAGCGGAATGGCGCTTTCCCGGTGGTAGAATTTGAGCCCCAGCGCGCCATCGGCCCCCTTGCGCTCCCGCAGGCGTATGGCCACGCCCGCGCCATCGCCCAGCCCGCGCAACACGGCAATATCCTCATGCGCGTCAGCCGCCGTATTGCGCGATTGATACGCCGCCGAAAACGCCCCGCGATAGTCACTGATCGAAGCCGGGTCGTCCGCCGTCGCCAGCAGCATGTCGCCGAAATTGCTGGTCAGCGCATCCACGCGCGCTTCCAGTTCCCCGCGGCTTGGCTGCGGCGTCGGCCCGGAA
This sequence is a window from Devosia ginsengisoli. Protein-coding genes within it:
- the nadC gene encoding carboxylating nicotinate-nucleotide diphosphorylase, whose product is MSRSNRLPAELPRLLVERAVAAALEEDLGLAGDLTSQATLAPEARATASLSAREPGVIAGLDLAAAAFRLVGDGVSFTPEVADGDKVAAGDVVAVVTGPARLVMSAERVALNFLNHLSGIATLTRDYADAVAGTGAQICDTRKTTPGLRAFQKYAVRCGGGANHRYALDDAILIKDNHIAVAGSVTAAYQAAEAFAGHLVAIEIEVTTLAELEEALAAGARVVLLDNMDNETLRQAVAVNAGRAKLEASGGVKLDRVRSIGETGVDYISTSQITMAATPLDLGLDVVVER
- a CDS encoding AGE family epimerase/isomerase encodes the protein MTDAKLTLPKTNSSPWPNRPFHRQYLMRQANNLFDFFEAPSMNPKGGFFELDDDGNPLDADNATRQIHVTTRMVHCAVLGSLIGRPGSDEIVDHGMRYIWDRHRDPRRGGYVWSLDDAGVTNGAKQAYGHAFVLLAASSASLVGHPLAKEMLADVTEVINTRFWEEKSGSVRDEYNHDWSQLLPYRGQNANMHMTEALMAAFEATGNRDYLTKAERIAELIILKHAVPLGHRVAEHFDENWVLDRNYEGNEMFRPSGTTPGHWLEWARLLYQLWVLGEKRLSWMTGAARALFHQSIELGWDSVHGGFFYTLDWDNKPIMREKLWWPVSEAIGAAAYISAFDNEDYFQAWYRKLWDYAENHVIDHQRGGWLSELKEDLTPTSRLFVGKPDIYHALQACLIPLYPTTGSLTKGIIEADHTAKHLV
- a CDS encoding class 1 fructose-bisphosphatase; this encodes MTTTLAQWLAAQPVDQKLASVVATMADASAEIAAVLRLAPIAGQTGLAGATNVQGEAQKALDVISNDIVLNHIRQNPEISILVSEELDEAVHIENQGGFMVATDPLDGSSNLDVNVTVGTIFSVLDARKGLLQKGSAQLAAGYAAYGPATSLVLTFGASTAVFTLDGSGTFVLTVERVTVAPASGEYAINTARERFWDAATRGYVAENVAGETGPAGKRYNMRWVGSMVADIHRILMRGGIFMYPLDSETVSKGGRLRLLYEANPMALLVEAAGGKSTTGQEKILELMPTGIHQRVPVILGSAEEVERVEGWYARG
- a CDS encoding NAD-glutamate dehydrogenase, translated to MDMGQSNRPALLDRAAALADGDAGFARFFKAAILATDSEDLGRQKPEQFEAALRHSYAQLLAYSGDNSRLTATLPQKSGDPLVLDIISPDMPFIVDSALAALRTAGGTVRMFTHPVVRMEGGAVSEASGQALSVLHIHSDPVADVDALTAEIEATMAEVTQAVRDWQPMLDRLRQAIGALERSPASGKDEPLRFLDWLIEHNFTFLGMREYRLAGDGLEPVDGSGLGILRDPDMRVLRSGPNFVETTPQHSAFMGSDEPLLVTKANVRARVHRRAHMDYVGIKLFGEGGKALGELRIVGLFTAQAQATPHTEVPVIRRKIAEVMRKSGVDPLGHDGRALLSALDSYPRDELFQIGSEQLFEFAGAIAGLYDRPRVRVLPRIDRFDNFVSILVYVPRDRYDGEARARITRYLAQAYDGRVSAFYPHFPEGELVRLHVIIGRVSGPTPQPSRGELEARVDALTSNFGDMLLATADDPASISDYRGAFSAAYQSRNTAADAHEDIAVLRGLGDGAGVAIRLRERKGADGALGLKFYHRESAIPLSDRVPMLEAFGFRVIDERTYTVVPRDGVERYLHDMVLAPADGGAFDTAARGDAVEAGLLAVWDGLAESDQLNTLVSRTALGWTDAALLRALARYLRQVGISYSQRYIAAVLVKQAEAAAALVALFNALHDPDEADREAAADAARGRIAAALDAMASLDEDTIVRRFQNLVEASVRTNAFQRDADGGRMPALAIKFDSAKVDGMAAPRPYREISVYSPRVEGVHLRFGAIARGGIRWSDRPEDFRTEVLGLVKAQQVKNAVIVPVGAKGGFAPKRLVPGMAREAFQAEGTAAYTIFIGALLDVTDNLVNGEVVPPRDVVRRDGDDPYLVVAADKGTASFSDTANGIATSRGFWLGDAFASGGSAGYDHKEMGITARGGWETVKRHFREMDRDIQRQPFTAVGVGDMSGDVFGNGMMLSPQTRLVAAFDHRDIFIDPNPDAAVSMAERQRLFALPRSSWQDYDKGLISAGGGVFSRSLKSIPLSTEMQAALGLSVAHATPGEVMTAILKAEVDLLWFGGIGTYIRASLETNAEVGDRANDAIRITGSDVRAKVVGEGANLGVTQRGRVEYALKGGRINTDAIDNSAGVNSSDLEVNIKIALAPKLADGSLAIEKRNAFLETMTDEVAALCLRNNYLQGLALSLAERSGLGELPDHRELIERLEERGLLDRAVEFLPSDAVLDARANGGKALMRPELAVILAYAKLTLYADLLEGKSIDDAYLAGELYRYFPETLHTAYPEAVAGHRLKREVIATVLANAMINRGGPAFVTELTAATSASPGEVALAYAATRDAYGLGELHAAVDRLDGAVGGAVQLELYAEVMALLRQETLWFLRNADVTQGLTGLVERHAAGVSALRVMLNSTLPASLAEGIAMRVVELAEQGVPEALARRIAELPVLSYASDIVLVSERSGVSVADGAAAFFGVFAAFELWPVIEQGREILLSDRFDRMALDRALANLMRAQRDLTADVLKSEGGLDGWTARPGIARTAAAVAELTQGELTVSRLSVAAGLLADLAQEV